Proteins from one Triticum aestivum cultivar Chinese Spring chromosome 7A, IWGSC CS RefSeq v2.1, whole genome shotgun sequence genomic window:
- the LOC123147673 gene encoding serine/threonine-protein kinase STY46: MAPPSAAPIEVLEGTGESSSPPRSSAAHDELRRKIYERLVQAGKQGDCDDASFRDMLDAHFDKLPPRYLTDLSESKAEDVLLHREVLDECAHNGNQPVFRARFLKYMAVQLQPEWEDASPDSDTYQRLLEDLTLERVHGTDTTGSMSSPSRDSEPALLHEIIFSSLDKPKLLSRLTALLSEVGLNIQEAHVYSTTDGFCLDVFVVDGWKTQETEALIATIEDTLMRKNGAPPNSANASSSEKILELREQLVDCEIDWNILAVGEKITSGSSADLYRGIHSGLDVCIKILRSAHQNSPSEVEFLQQALMLRRVKHENILTFYGACTKHRKYCAIVTEYMPGGDLYEFVHKQNDVLDLLLILRLAMSISKGMECLHQHNIIHRDLKTANILMGNNHVVKIADFGVARVGTQEGQMTAETGTYRWMAPEIINHKPYDHKADVFSFAIVLWELITLKVPYDNMTPLQAALGVRQGLRLEIPAGVHPGLSKLIEQCWDEDPDTRPVFAEIIVQLEDILQEIQVPKGGHRRSRAKMQKKSPR; this comes from the exons ATGGCCCCTCCGTCGGCGGCGCCCATCGAGGTGCTGGAGGGCACGGGCGAGAGCTCCTCGCCGCCCAGGTCCTCCGCCGCCCACGACGAGCTGCGGCGTAAGATATACGAGCGCCTGGTGCAGGCCGGCAAGCAGGGGGACTGTGATGATGCCTCGTTCCGGGACATGCTCGACGCCCATTTCGACAAGCTGCCACCCAGGTACCTGACGGACCTGAGTGAAAGCAAGGCGGAGGATGTGCTGCTCCACCGGGAGGTCCTCGACGAGTGCGCCCACAACGGCAACCAGCCCGTCTTCCGAGCTCGATTCCTAAAG TACATGGCAGTTCAACTTCAACCGGAATGGGAGGATGCCAGTCCCGACTCTGATACATATCAAAGGTTATTGGAAGACCTCACTTTGGAGAGGGTACATGGCACCGACACCACGGGCTCTATGTCTTCGCCATCAAG GGATTCAGAACCTGCCCTTCTTCATGAGATCATCTTCTCTTCCCTCGACAAGCCCAAGCTCCTTAGCCGG CTAACTGCATTGCTATCTGAAGTTGGACTGAATATTCAAGAAGCTCATGTTTACTCCACAACTGATGGCTTTTGTTTGGATGTTTTTGTTGTTGATGGGTGGAAGACACAG GAGACAGAGGCGTTGATTGCGACAATTGAGGATACATTAATGAGAAAAAAT GGAGCACCACCTAACTCAGCAAATGCTTCATCCTCGGAGAAAATACTTGAGCTACGGGAACAGCTTGTGGATTGTGAAATCGACTGGAACATACTAGCAGTGGGGGAAAAGATCACATCTGGGTCTTCTGCAGACTT ATATAGAGGAATACATAGTGGTTTGGATGTTTGTATAAAGATACTCAGGAGCGCACATCAGAACAGCCCTTCAGAAGTTGAGTTCTTGCAGCAGGCGCTCATGCTAAG GAGAGTGAAGCACGAAAACATCCTTACATTTTATGGGGCATGCACAAAGCATCGAAAGTATTGTGCCATTGTAACAG AATACATGCCTGGAGGCGATTTATATGAATTTGTACACAAGCAAAATGATGTTTTGGACCTCCTTCTGATTCTAAGGCTTGCTATGAGCATCTCAAAAGGAATGGAATGTCTGCACCAGCACAACATAATCCATAGAGATCTGAAGACTGCAAACATTCTCATGGGCAACAATCAT GTTGTGAAGATTGCAGACTTTGGTGTGGCTCGAGTTGGTACTCAGGAGGGACAAATGACGGCTGAAACTGGAACTTACAGATGGATGGCACCTGAG ATTATTAACCATAAGCCTTATGATCACAAAGCGGATGTATTCAGCTTTGCTATTGTTCTATGGGAATTGATTACACTAAAG GTCCCTTATGATAACATGACACCCTTGCAAGCTGCATTGGGAGTGAGGCAG GGATTGCGTTTGGAGATTCCGGCAGGTGTGCACCCAGGATTGTCGAAACTGATCGAGCAGTGCTGGGATGAAGATCCTGATACAAGACCTGTTTTTGCGGAGATCATTGTACAACTTGAGGACATCTTACAGGAAATTCAG GTGCCCAAGGGGGGCCATCGACGTTCTAGAgcaaaaatgcaaaagaaatcaccacgatag